The DNA sequence CGCCGAGCTGGCTCACCGACACATTGCCCTTGAACAAGCCGCCGAGCACACCGAGCACGCTGGCGCCCATGTCCACGGTCGCATTGACGCCCGCGACCACGGCCGCGCCAGCCGCCATGGGCTCGCGCTGCGCCGTCCCGCGCGGGCCAACGCCGATACGGCCGACGCGCCGCAGTTCACCCGTGGAATCCGAGGGAATCTCCTGCGCCTCAGGGGTGATGGTCAGGCTCAGCGTCTCGCCGCCACGCACCACCGTGAACGTCAACGGTTGCTCGGGCGCGGCGCTGACGCGCGTCAGCACCTCATCCCAACGCTTGATGGTCACGCCATCGATCGCCGCGATGCTGTCGCCGCGCTGCATGCCCGCCCGCGCCGCCGGACGCTCGGCCACCACGCTGTCCACCACCGCCGGCAGATAGCCGCTGCCGTAGTACATGAACACGCCCGTGCTCACGACCACCGCGAGAATCACGTTCATGACCACGCCGGCGACGAGGATCACGAGCTTCTTGTAGAGCGGCTTCGACTCGAACCAGCGATCGGGCGGGATCGGCTTCGGCCCGTGCGGGATCATCGAGTGCTCATCCCAATGCTTGCTCCGCTCCACGGGCGCCCCGTCGCCGCGCAGCTCGGGTCCGCCCTCGAGCGTCGAGGCATGCTCGTCTTCCTGCGAGGCCATGCGGACGTAGCCGCCGATCGGCAGCGCGCTGATCGCGTACTCCGTCTCGCCGCGGCGGAAGCTCCAGATGGGGCTGCCCCAGCCCAGCGAGAAACGCGGCGCATACACGCCGGCCCACTTGGCGGCGAGGAAGTGCCCGAGCTCGTGCACGAAGATCACGAGCCCGAGGACCAGCAACGGTGCGAGCCAACTCAGCATTACGCCAACTCCTGCACGATGCGCCGCGCCGCGGCATCCGCGGCGAGCAAGGAATCTCGATCATCTCCGCGCGCGCCGGCCAGCTGCGCCAACGCGCGTTCGATCGCGACGGGAATCCGCGCGAACATCAACGAACCATCCAGCACCCGCGCGACCGCCGCTTCGTTCGCGGCGTTGAACACGGCCGGTGCCGCCCCGCCCTGCTTGCCCGCGGCAATGCCGAGCGACAGCGTGGGAAACACGTCGTGCCGCACCGGCTCGAAGGTCAGCGCCGGATGCTTCACGGGGTCGAAGCGTGGTACCCCATCGTCCTCGAGCCGTTCGGGATACGTCAATGCATACAGCACCGGCAGCTCCATCGAAGGAACCCCCATCTGCGCCAGGACGCTCCCGTCCTCGAACTCGACCATCGAGTGAATGATGCTCTGCGGGTGCACCACCACTTCGATCTTCTCGTACGGCACGCCGAACAACACATGCGCCTCGATCACCTCGAGCGCCTTGTTGGCCAACGACGCCGAGTCGATGGTGATCTTCCTGCCCATCGCCCACGTCGGGTGATTCAGCGCCTCGGCGATGCTCGCGTTCTGCACACGCTCAGCGTCCCAGGTCCGGAATGGGCCGCCGCTGGCCGTGATGATGAAGCGCTTCACGCCCTGCACGGGCAGCAAGCCCTCTCCGCTGCCCCCGACACGTCCCGCGAGGCACTGCAGCAGCGCCGAGTGCTCGGAGTCGACCGGGATCACGCTGCCGCCGTGGGCGCGGGCCGCGCGCTGCACCAGCGCACCGCCAATCACCAAGGTCTCCTTGTTGGCCAGCGCCACGCGCTTGCCGGCGGTCAACGCGGCTAGCGTGGCGTCGAGCCCCGCGGCGCCGACCACGGCGTTCAAGACGACGTGCACATCCGGATGCTGCGCGGCGTCCACCAAGCACTGCGCGCCGCTGCCCCAACCCTGCGGCAGCGCCGCGCCCTTGGCGTCCACGAGCCCCACGTACGCGGGCGCCCAGCGGGCCACGGCCTCAGCGAGGCCGTCCCGATTGCCGTTCGCGGTCAGTGCGGCGAAGCGGAAGCGCTCGGGATGGCGCGCCACCACGCGCTGCGCCGTCTCCCCGATGCTGCCCGTGGCTCCGAGCAGCGCGATGCCGATCATCGCGCCACCACGAGCAACTGCTCAAGCATCACGTAGGCGATCGGCACCGTGAACAGCAACGAGTCCGTGCGGTCGAGGACGCCGCCGTGGCCGGGGATCAGGTTCGAGCTGTCCTTCAGCCCTGCCTCGCGCTTCAGCATGCTCTCCACGAGGTCGCCCACCTGTGCGGCCAGGCTCATGACCGCCCCGAAGATCACCACGCCCACGAGGGTGAGCCCGAGCCCGGCGTACGGCTTGAGCACGAACTGCGAAATCAGGTACGTGCTGACGATCGTCGTGCCGAGCGCGCCCCACGCACCCGCCCACGTCTTCCCGGGACTCACCGTCGGCATGAGCTTCGTCTTGCCGAGTTTCTTGCCGAAGAAGAACGCGCCACTGTCGTTCAGCCAGGTCAGCACGACCGGCAGCGCCACCAGCAGCGACCCCGCCACTGCGGTGATTGCGAAGCGGTGGTAGCGCAGCGCGTACACGAAGGCGAGCATGCCGCCGGTGTACCACACGCCGAAGAGCGTCGTGGCCACGGATTCGATCGGCTTCCCGGCGCTCCCGCGCGTCCACAGGGCGATCGAAAGCAACAGCGGAATGAGCATGGCGATCCATGCGATGCCGGGCACGGCGTACCCGAGCCGCAGGGCGTGCAACGCGAGCGGAATCAGCGCCGCGAGGACAATCGTCCACTTGCCCATCGGCCGCGCCCCCGCCGCTTCCGCGAGGCGCGCATACTCCCAGGCGCCCAAGGCACTCGCGATCGAGAGCAGGACGGCCAACGGCGCGTC is a window from the Pseudogemmatithrix spongiicola genome containing:
- the dxr gene encoding 1-deoxy-D-xylulose-5-phosphate reductoisomerase translates to MIGIALLGATGSIGETAQRVVARHPERFRFAALTANGNRDGLAEAVARWAPAYVGLVDAKGAALPQGWGSGAQCLVDAAQHPDVHVVLNAVVGAAGLDATLAALTAGKRVALANKETLVIGGALVQRAARAHGGSVIPVDSEHSALLQCLAGRVGGSGEGLLPVQGVKRFIITASGGPFRTWDAERVQNASIAEALNHPTWAMGRKITIDSASLANKALEVIEAHVLFGVPYEKIEVVVHPQSIIHSMVEFEDGSVLAQMGVPSMELPVLYALTYPERLEDDGVPRFDPVKHPALTFEPVRHDVFPTLSLGIAAGKQGGAAPAVFNAANEAAVARVLDGSLMFARIPVAIERALAQLAGARGDDRDSLLAADAAARRIVQELA
- a CDS encoding phosphatidate cytidylyltransferase → MSELAKRIAFAVAAIPVVAGAVYIGDAPLAVLLSIASALGAWEYARLAEAAGARPMGKWTIVLAALIPLALHALRLGYAVPGIAWIAMLIPLLLSIALWTRGSAGKPIESVATTLFGVWYTGGMLAFVYALRYHRFAITAVAGSLLVALPVVLTWLNDSGAFFFGKKLGKTKLMPTVSPGKTWAGAWGALGTTIVSTYLISQFVLKPYAGLGLTLVGVVIFGAVMSLAAQVGDLVESMLKREAGLKDSSNLIPGHGGVLDRTDSLLFTVPIAYVMLEQLLVVAR
- the rseP gene encoding RIP metalloprotease RseP, which produces MLSWLAPLLVLGLVIFVHELGHFLAAKWAGVYAPRFSLGWGSPIWSFRRGETEYAISALPIGGYVRMASQEDEHASTLEGGPELRGDGAPVERSKHWDEHSMIPHGPKPIPPDRWFESKPLYKKLVILVAGVVMNVILAVVVSTGVFMYYGSGYLPAVVDSVVAERPAARAGMQRGDSIAAIDGVTIKRWDEVLTRVSAAPEQPLTFTVVRGGETLSLTITPEAQEIPSDSTGELRRVGRIGVGPRGTAQREPMAAGAAVVAGVNATVDMGASVLGVLGGLFKGNVSVSQLGGPVEIARASVTAAQSGLENMWALVAFLSINLAILNMLPIPLLDGGQIVLNLVEGAIRKPLPTVVKEWYARIGLAAILLLFVTVTFNDLKRLVTGWFGAGD